The Nitrospirota bacterium nucleotide sequence GTAGCCGTCCATGACGAGGTCGGCGTCGCGCGTCGCGATGTTGCCCCAGACCGCCGCCGTGACGCCGTTCTCCGCGGCTCTCTTGAACAGCGCCTTCTGGGGGTCGTTGATGTCCTCCGGCCTGATCCCCAGCTTCACCGCGTCAACGACCGAGAAGATTTGAGAGCGGTGGAGGTCCTTCTTGAGCACCTCGGCGGCTCGCTCGCCCGGACGGTCGCTCAGGCCCCGATCCTGGAACCAGAGCACGGCGATTGGGATCTTCTGGAAATCGGGGCGCGTCGCCTCCAGGAACACGTCGGCGGCGTCCGACTCCAGGAGCCTGCCGAGCAGGACCGCGAGCAGCAGGAACGAGAGGAGGAGGATGCGCTTCACCGTCTTCACCCCGCCTCCTGCCCGACCGTGAAGATGAAGTGGACGTCCTGGGACTGCCCGGACAACTCGGGCGGGAACGGCGGGAGCCGGTCGACGCTCAACACGGCGCGCCGCGCCGCGTCATCGTAGTACCCGTTGCCCGAGGTCCTTTCGACGATCACCCTGCTCACGACGCCCGATCGGTCTATCCGGAAGCTGATCACGGCCTGTAGGAACCGTCCGGACAGGTCCACCGGCGGCGCCACCCACTGGCTGCTGATCTTCCGCTGGACCTTCGCCCAGTAGGGATCGAAGCCGGCGGACGCGCCGGGGACACGCATGTTGACGGCCGGGACGGGCTGGGCCGGCGGCCTCTCGGCCGCGGTCGGAGCCGGTTTGGCCGGTTCGTGGTCCTGCATCGGGCGCGCGGTCTTCGCCCTCGCCGCCTGCTCGGCTCGAAAACTCTCGAACTGCTTGGCCAGCGAGCTGGCCGGCTGCTTGGGCGCAACCTCCTGCGAAACCGTCGGGGCCACGGCTTCCGGCACGTTGAGCCGTTCGAGGTCCTTGCGAAACTTCTGGGGCACCGGATCGTTGCGGGACGGATTGACGCGGGCGGTCGGAGCCGTCTCGCGGGGCAGGTCCCCCAGTTGGGGCACGTCGGGAGGCAGCTCGATGCCGCGGAGCAGGTCCCGGATCTGGCTGCCGGATCGCTTGGCCACGGAAGGCGGCGGCACCGGCGCAGGCTTGATCGCACTCGGCCTGGCTGCGAGCTTGGCCGTTTGAACCGGCTTGGACGCAACGGGCGCCTCAACCGACTTGGACGGCGCAGGCTCCGGCTTGGATTGAACCGGCGGCGGGGGAGTCGGCCGCGACGCCGGCACGGACAACGTCACCAACGAAACCTGATAGGCGGACAGGGGTTGGTCGCCTTTCGGCATCAAACGGGTGCTCCCGATCAGCAGGAGCACGCCCAGGTGCAGGAGGACAGAGAGCGCCAGCATCCGTTTGATCGCCGGATCCTGCTCCGGAGCTGTCAGATGGAACACTGATTCGACCGTCATCCCCGCCGATTCCCGTTCGATGATTTTCGCCCGTCGCCCTCGCTCACTTGCCGGCCGGCCGGCCGATCGGACGGTCGGCCACCCGCTCGGCACCCATTGCACCAAGCCCGGCAATGGGTTCCCGGGCTGGCTCCGTCACCATGCCGAGCTTCTCGATTCCGGCCCGTTTCACCTCGTCCATGACTTGCACCACGGTCCCGTAGGGCACGTCCCGGTCGGCTCGAAGGTAGACGGACACGTCCTCGTTCCGAAGCTTGGCCGCACGCAATCGCCCCTGCAACTGGCCGAGCGGCACCGCATCCTTGTCGAGGTAGATTTTCTGATCCCGTTCGACCGTGAGAACCATCCGCTCCTCCGGCTTGATCGTGTTGCTCGCCGAAGTCGGCAGCTTGACGTCCATCCCCCGATACAGCATGGGCGCCGTGACCATGAAGATCACCAGCAGCACGAGGACCACGTCCACCAGCGGGATGACGTTGATCTCCGCCAGGAACCGGCGATGGCGCGTCTCGAAGATCATCCGCGCACTCCCACCGCCTTCCCGCGGGTCCTGAGCGAGTTCACGAACTCGATGGTGAAAGCCTCGGCCCGAAAGACGGCTTTGCGAATCCTCGTGAGATAATAGTTGTACGCGACCACCGCGGGAATCGCCGTGAAGAGTCCGGCCGCCGTGGCCACCAGCGCTTCCGCTACGCCCGGTGCCACAGCCGCGATGCTCGCGGTCCCCTGCTTGCCGATCTCCCCGAAGGCGTCGACGATCCCCAGCACCGTTCCCAGCAGCCCGATGAAGGGCGTGATGTTGCCGGTCGTAGCCAGGAACGGCAGGTACGCCTCCTGCTTCGAGATCTGATCCTGCAAGAGGTGCGCCACCACCCGGTCCAGGTACTGACGATCCACGCCTCCGGCTTCTTCAAGCGCCTCGGACGCGCTCTGACTCATGAATGTGCGGGCAAGGCCGTCCCCCTCCGGCTCAAGCCGTTCCATGACGCCGAGGAACACGGACGCGAGGGGACTGGCCGGCAGGCGGCGCGCGTGGCGCCGTAATTCGTCCTTATCCTGCGCCCGGGCGTAGGCGTTCAGGAATCGCTGATCTTCCTGCTCGCCGCTGCGGAAGGTCCGCCATTTGTACAGGATGATGGCCCAGGAAACGACCGAAAAAAGGAAGAGAACGAGGAGAACGATTTTCGAAACCGACCCGAGGGAGCCGATGAGGGCAATGGGACCGGCTTGAAACATCATTCCGTTAGGG carries:
- a CDS encoding TonB family protein produces the protein MTVESVFHLTAPEQDPAIKRMLALSVLLHLGVLLLIGSTRLMPKGDQPLSAYQVSLVTLSVPASRPTPPPPVQSKPEPAPSKSVEAPVASKPVQTAKLAARPSAIKPAPVPPPSVAKRSGSQIRDLLRGIELPPDVPQLGDLPRETAPTARVNPSRNDPVPQKFRKDLERLNVPEAVAPTVSQEVAPKQPASSLAKQFESFRAEQAARAKTARPMQDHEPAKPAPTAAERPPAQPVPAVNMRVPGASAGFDPYWAKVQRKISSQWVAPPVDLSGRFLQAVISFRIDRSGVVSRVIVERTSGNGYYDDAARRAVLSVDRLPPFPPELSGQSQDVHFIFTVGQEAG
- a CDS encoding biopolymer transporter ExbD, with the protein product MIFETRHRRFLAEINVIPLVDVVLVLLVIFMVTAPMLYRGMDVKLPTSASNTIKPEERMVLTVERDQKIYLDKDAVPLGQLQGRLRAAKLRNEDVSVYLRADRDVPYGTVVQVMDEVKRAGIEKLGMVTEPAREPIAGLGAMGAERVADRPIGRPAGK
- a CDS encoding MotA/TolQ/ExbB proton channel family protein, which encodes MFQAGPIALIGSLGSVSKIVLLVLFLFSVVSWAIILYKWRTFRSGEQEDQRFLNAYARAQDKDELRRHARRLPASPLASVFLGVMERLEPEGDGLARTFMSQSASEALEEAGGVDRQYLDRVVAHLLQDQISKQEAYLPFLATTGNITPFIGLLGTVLGIVDAFGEIGKQGTASIAAVAPGVAEALVATAAGLFTAIPAVVAYNYYLTRIRKAVFRAEAFTIEFVNSLRTRGKAVGVRG